From the genome of Candidatus Hadarchaeales archaeon, one region includes:
- the pabB gene encoding aminodeoxychorismate synthase component I → MKGSIRRFFRKLSTLLDDGLIGIGYFGYELSQDFLPVRFRANKLKIGIPPSAFMFFDGGAKISKMFVGKDGETKIEPTIEKREFLRMVERIKEYIAEGDVYEVNISQRFDFVSSCKPLEIFSNLIRAQPAPFTCFLDFSDFQIISGSMELFLKRNGKRIMTRPIKGTRPRHPNVRIDREMVKDLRESEKERAENLMIVDLMRNDLSKVCEFGSVRVTKLFEVEGFSTLYQMFSEVIGRLRNGMSLQDILVATFPPGSVTGAPKMRAMEIIEELEPHRREPYCGATAVVMPAGDFTMSVAIRTMAMRNGYGAFWVGGGITWDSDPEAEYDETVVKAVATCKALGLEKLEV, encoded by the coding sequence ATGAAGGGATCAATTCGTAGATTTTTTAGAAAATTGTCTACGCTTCTTGACGATGGTTTGATTGGAATCGGATATTTCGGCTACGAGCTTTCACAGGATTTCTTGCCCGTAAGATTTCGTGCGAATAAGCTAAAGATTGGAATTCCACCATCGGCGTTCATGTTTTTCGACGGCGGTGCCAAGATTTCGAAAATGTTTGTAGGAAAAGACGGTGAGACAAAAATAGAACCAACGATTGAGAAGAGAGAATTCCTCCGAATGGTCGAAAGAATAAAGGAATACATCGCGGAGGGCGATGTGTATGAAGTCAACATCTCGCAGCGTTTCGACTTTGTAAGCAGCTGTAAACCTTTGGAAATCTTTTCAAACCTCATTAGGGCTCAGCCCGCACCTTTTACGTGTTTTCTCGATTTTTCAGATTTTCAGATAATCAGCGGATCTATGGAGCTCTTTCTGAAAAGAAATGGAAAAAGAATTATGACCAGACCGATAAAGGGCACCAGACCGAGGCATCCGAACGTGAGGATTGACAGAGAGATGGTTAAAGATCTCAGAGAAAGTGAAAAGGAAAGAGCCGAGAATCTGATGATAGTTGACCTCATGAGGAACGATTTGTCTAAAGTCTGCGAATTTGGAAGTGTTCGAGTTACGAAATTATTTGAAGTTGAGGGTTTCTCTACTCTCTATCAAATGTTCTCAGAGGTTATTGGCAGACTGAGAAACGGAATGAGTTTGCAGGACATCTTGGTGGCAACGTTTCCGCCAGGCTCCGTTACCGGGGCGCCCAAAATGCGGGCAATGGAAATCATCGAAGAGCTCGAACCACACAGAAGGGAACCATACTGTGGTGCAACGGCGGTTGTCATGCCAGCTGGAGACTTCACAATGAGTGTTGCGATAAGGACAATGGCAATGAGAAATGGTTATGGGGCTTTTTGGGTTGGCGGGGGAATAACATGGGACTCGGATCCGGAGGCGGAATATGATGAGACCGTTGTGAAAGCCGTTGCAACCTGCAAAGCCCTGGGATTGGAAAAACTTGAGGTGTGA